One window from the genome of Cucumis melo cultivar AY chromosome 10, USDA_Cmelo_AY_1.0, whole genome shotgun sequence encodes:
- the LOC103495163 gene encoding transmembrane ascorbate ferrireductase 1-like, which yields MAYKSIPGRKYWRKVVHLVLHLMALASGIFGVCMAFKFHHEIKLSDLLSLHSWIGLIAISLYAFQWIFGFFVYFFPGAESRRRGNMLPWHVYFGIFIFLIATCNAELGLLQRFNTLVLGHSQQGLIVNFTGLLLLLYAATVVLTVILPPLY from the exons ATGGCATACAAATCAATACCAGGAAGAAAGTATTGGAGAAAAGTGGTGCATTTGGTTTTGCATCTAATGGCATTAGCATCTGGAATTTTTGGTGTTTGTATGGCTTTCAAGTTTCACCATGAAATCAAACTTTCAGACCTTCTTTCATTGCATTCTTGGATTGGTTTGATAGCCATTTCCTTGTATGCTTTTCAG TGGATATTTGGTTTCTTTGTGTACTTCTTCCCTGGAGCAGAATcaagaagaagaggaaacatGTTGCCATGGCATGTTTACTTTggaatattcatatttttaatagcAACATGCAATGCTGAATTAGGGTTACTTCAAAGGTTCAATACATTGGTTTTAGGTCATTCACAGCAAGGCCTTATTGTCAACTTCACTggccttcttcttcttctctatgcCGCCACTGTTGTGCTCACTGTCATTCTTCCACCCCTTTACTGA